One segment of Haemophilus influenzae DNA contains the following:
- the rsxG gene encoding electron transport complex subunit RsxG, with protein MGTVKITSRYGILLGFIALLCTIISAGIFFLTKDKIDAVIAAQQRELLLQVIPQDYFNNNLLESAVIPQDKNLLGIQKIYFAKKDGNVSAYAYETTAPDGYSGDIRLLVGLDPKGEVLGVRVIEHHETPGLGDKIERRISNWILGFTNQSINEHNLSEWAVKKDGGKFDQFSGATITPRAVVNQTKRSALIMLNNRALLQQLSTQVK; from the coding sequence ATGGGTACAGTAAAAATCACATCGCGTTACGGCATATTATTAGGCTTTATTGCCCTACTTTGCACAATAATTTCTGCAGGAATTTTCTTCCTAACAAAAGATAAAATTGATGCGGTAATCGCAGCACAACAGCGAGAATTACTTCTACAAGTTATTCCACAAGATTATTTCAACAATAATTTGCTAGAAAGTGCGGTTATTCCTCAAGATAAAAATTTGCTGGGCATTCAGAAAATTTATTTTGCGAAAAAAGATGGAAATGTTTCTGCCTATGCCTATGAAACCACCGCGCCCGATGGTTATTCTGGCGATATTCGCTTGCTTGTAGGATTAGATCCGAAAGGCGAAGTGTTAGGAGTACGAGTAATTGAACATCACGAAACACCAGGCTTAGGCGATAAAATTGAACGCCGAATTTCTAACTGGATTTTAGGTTTCACAAATCAATCGATTAATGAACATAATTTAAGCGAATGGGCAGTCAAAAAAGATGGCGGAAAATTTGATCAATTTTCTGGCGCAACCATTACACCTCGCGCAGTGGTTAATCAAACTAAACGCTCAGC
- the rsxD gene encoding electron transport complex subunit RsxD, with product MFKMVSSPHTHSGKLTARIMLWVILAMMPAFFTQIYYFGFGVVIQSALAIGTAIIAEFIAIKLRGKKPLNYLSDFSVALTALILAMAIPPYAPYWVIIIGTLCAVLLGKQVYGGLGQNPFNPAMIGYVILLISFPLPMTTWMPPINLLQETPTFSDAFSLIFSGLTTDGFTLSQLTHNIDGITQATPLDSAKIFYKSHTQLNDFYELIKLPIFMGNGTDFAQGWWQVNVAFLVGGIFLILKRIIHWQIPVAMIVTFFCLATATAFTGFTHLSAISQLVSGAMMFGAFFIATDPVTASITPRGKIFFGALVGLFVYLIRYHGNYPDGVAFAILLSNICVPLIDHYTRPRVSGYPIKGKK from the coding sequence ATGTTTAAAATGGTTAGCTCTCCACATACCCATTCGGGGAAACTCACAGCGCGTATTATGCTTTGGGTAATATTGGCAATGATGCCCGCTTTTTTCACGCAAATTTATTATTTTGGATTTGGCGTGGTAATTCAATCCGCATTAGCCATTGGCACGGCAATTATTGCGGAATTTATTGCAATAAAATTACGCGGCAAAAAGCCGCTCAATTATCTTTCAGATTTCAGCGTAGCCCTGACTGCATTAATTTTGGCAATGGCTATTCCACCTTATGCACCTTATTGGGTCATCATTATTGGAACACTCTGTGCAGTTTTATTAGGTAAACAAGTTTATGGGGGTTTAGGGCAAAATCCATTCAATCCTGCGATGATTGGCTATGTAATTCTTCTAATTTCATTCCCATTACCAATGACAACTTGGATGCCACCAATTAATTTATTACAGGAAACACCAACTTTTTCAGATGCCTTTTCATTAATATTTTCAGGCTTAACCACTGATGGGTTTACGCTTTCACAACTTACGCATAACATTGATGGTATTACCCAAGCCACCCCCTTAGATAGCGCAAAAATTTTCTATAAAAGTCACACTCAATTAAATGATTTTTATGAATTAATTAAACTACCGATTTTTATGGGTAATGGAACCGACTTTGCTCAAGGCTGGTGGCAAGTCAATGTGGCTTTCTTAGTGGGCGGAATTTTCCTTATTTTAAAACGCATCATTCACTGGCAAATTCCAGTGGCAATGATCGTAACCTTTTTCTGTTTAGCCACAGCCACCGCTTTCACTGGTTTCACGCATTTAAGTGCAATTAGCCAACTCGTGAGCGGTGCAATGATGTTTGGTGCATTTTTTATTGCCACAGATCCTGTCACAGCCTCCATTACACCACGAGGAAAAATTTTTTTTGGTGCATTAGTGGGATTATTTGTCTATCTCATTCGTTATCACGGAAATTATCCCGACGGCGTGGCATTTGCTATTTTATTAAGTAATATTTGCGTTCCACTTATCGATCATTACACACGTCCTCGCGTATCTGGTTATCCAATAAAAGGAAAAAAATAA